In Shewanella sp. GD04112, the sequence CCAGGGATCAGCGAAGCCCTGCAAACTCAAATATTTGAGCGTGGGATCCGCGCCGATTCCTACCGCCAAGGCAACGGCATTGGTCTAGCGATTGTCCGCGATTTAGTGGATAGCTATAACGGCCGCATTTCTGTATCCCGTTCAGAAAACTTAGGCGGCGCCAAGTTTACCGTTAACTTCACTCACTCGGCTTAATCTTTAATTTTTCATAAAGATAGTTAATTTTTAAGCTGAGAATGGCGCTGCAATACTCTTTTTACCCTACAAAATACTTTCAGCTTATGTTCATATTCACGCGCCTATGATGCCAATAACATCCTCAAATAGGATTATTGGAGCGAACCATGAACAGATTACATCGATGGAAATGGCTGGTGTTATCGGCGGCATTAATGACCTTGCCTTTCACCGCGCCAACTCAAGCCGAAGGCGTATCAGTCAGCCAAGGTTCAAGTGCTTCATTGAGCCAAGCCGAACTCGAACAGATGCTTGCGCCCATTGCACTCTATCCCGATAGTTTATTGAGCCATATTTTGATCGCCTCAACCTATCCACTCGAAGTGGTACAAGCGCAGCGTTGGTTAGAGGATAATCCTAAGCTATCGACCGACGAGGTAATGTCTCGCACCGAAGATAAAGACTGGGATCCGAGTGTTAAAGCCCTGATGGCTTTCCCTAACGTCTTAGAAAAAATGAGCGAAGACTTAGATTGGACCCAGAAGCTCGGCGAAGCCTTCTTGGCCGATGAAGGCCAAGTAATGGACGGCATTCAATCGCTAAGACAACAAGCGGATAAAGCCAACAGCTTAGCCAATATGGACAATATGGCGGTGACCCGTGCCAACAACCAAATCATCATAGAGCCCGCGCGCCGCGAAGTAGTGTATGTGCCCTACTATGATCCCCGCGTGGTTTACGGCACTTGGCGCTGGGGCGTGGCCTATCCCCCCGTGTATTGGGAATTCGGTGGCTATGTGGGCTACCCTTACCGCCCAAGTCATAGTTACTTTTACTGGTCACCCGGGATCCATATTTCCTTCAACTACTTCTTTAGCTCGTTCCATTGGCACAGCCACAGAGTCGTCGTTGTCGATCACCGCCACTCCCACCATTATCGCCCAAGGGAGCGATACTCAGTCAGCTACGGCGCTCAACCTTGGAAGCATAAGCCCGAGCATAGACGCGGCGTGGTATACCATAATCCCGTGGTGAAAGAGCGCTACTACGGTGACAGTAAGTTCCGTGGCCGCGATTCTCACTCCACTGGCAGTGGTCAGCACTTTACCAGCCAATACTCGAAATCGCGGGAACACCAAGACGCACGTTATAACCGCGACAACAAGAACTATGACAAGCGCCAAGATAAGGACAGAGGCAACAACGTAAGCCGCGATAATCACTACAGCCGCGAGCGTACGCCCAGTTACCAAAATACTCAGGCCGAGTTAAAAGAGCGCCGCATGGCACCGACAAACTCGACGCAAGCGAACAAGGAAGGTTACAAAAGAGAGCGTAACGACAATGCCCGCAATGATAATCAGGTAAGGCAAATGCAGGCAAAAGCGACGAGGGAGCACGCTAAGGAGAGTCCACAACGCCAGTATCAGACTCGAGAGCAGCAACCGCGCAGCGTTGAGACCCGTACTCAGCCACAGAGACAGGAAGCTCGCCCCGAGGTGAGACGCGCCGAACCGCAGCGTATTGAACAACCCCGCCAAGTGCAACCAAGACAGCGGGAAGAAACGAGAGTTAGGCAGAGCGAGCCACGCCAAAATATGCAAATGGCCCGCAGCCCTGAGCATAACCAAGGCAGATCGGCGCAGAGCCAAGAGCGCCGCCACCGGGAATAATCTTTACCAATAAAAAGAGCGCGAATATTCGCGCTCTTTTTATATTCAATAGCTTAAAACTTTAAGGTCAAGGACTGGCCTTCTCCCATGCCCTGCCATTCGAGAGTTAGATCCATTATCTCATTGATAATATGTTCAAAGTCCGTTTCAGAGACCTCGGGCAACGCGAGTTTACGGTTACTGCAACTCTGCTCTAACAGGTATAAAAACCCAGCATAGGTCGGTGCATCGGCGGACCACAGCAGGGATTGCAGGGATTCGACAATCGACTCGGTTTGCCAAATTAAGGTCTTATCTGCGACGGCTAAGGAAGCTTCGTTATGTTCGAGGGAGAAGCTAATATCGGCCCCCGCTCGCACTTGGGCAAAAAATGCCCCCTGAATATGCAGACGTTTTTCAACAACATAGTGGATCATATCGTGGGGTGCTATCCCCTGCTCGGGCATTTGAGTCTGGGTCGCGCTGCCATCCATGCGCACACAACGCAATTGCCCGTAACGCTTCGAACCTTTGGTGAAGATAACTTGCATGACGCCGTCCTTAGTTTATCCATCTTTCCATCGCCGGATTTAGCCAAGTATAGTTCTAAATGGATAAAAAAACGGCCTAAAAATTGCGCTCGATAAAGCGGAAACAGTCATCGGCAGCCAGTGGTTTACTAAAATAATATCCCTGCACTAAATCGCAGCCCATGCTCGAGAGCAGCACCAGTTGCGCCTCATTCTCGACCCCTTCGGCCACCACTGTCAGCCCCAACTCATGTGCCATTGAAATCGTCGCCGCGCTGATGGCGGCATCGTTCGGATCGCTCTCAATATCCTTCACAAAGGATCGGTCTAACTTGAGCCTGTCTAAGGGCAATAACTTCAAGTAAGAGAGTGACGAATAACCCGTCCCAAAGTCATCGATGGCCAATTCGATGCCATGCTGGCGCAACTCGGCCAGTAACTTGGCATTTTGCTCGGGATACTGCATGGCGACACTCTCGGTAATTTCAAGCTCGAGCGCCCCCTTGCCCAACTTATGCTTGGTCAGCACGTTGATAATGTCCGCGACTATAGTGTCTTTACGTAGTTGATGCGCCGAGAGATTAACCGCCATCCGCAATCCTTTAGCGCCCTTGTCACGCCATTCGGCCAGCTGTGCTAACGCGTTTTCTAACACCCATTGGCCGATGGGGATGATCATGTCAATTTCTTCGGCGATCGGGATAAAACGATCGGGTGCGACTAACCCTAATTCCGGATGTTGCCAGCGGATCAACGCCTCGACCCCAACCACTTGCCCGGAACTGATATCCACCTGCGGTTGGTAATGTAGGAGCAGTTCATTACAGGCTATCGCCTGCCTTAACCCAGTTTCGATTTGCTGACGCTCAGTCACTAAGGTGTTCATCGCAGCGGTGAAAAACTGGTAGTTGTTACGCCCCGCCGCCTTAGCACGATACATGGCCATATCGGCATTTTTCATGAGTGCTTCAACACTGTCACCATCGGTTGGGAACAGGCTAATACCAATACTCGGCGATGAGTATAACGGCTTATTATCAATAAGATAGGTTTGATTCAAACCGCTACGTAACGCTTCTGCCACCTTAGCGACCCTATCGTGATCCGTATCGGACAACACCACCACAAACTCATCGCCGCCGAGACGCGCGACGATATCGTCATTGCCCATGATGTTTTTTAAGCGCCGCGCCACTTCGAGCAACAACATATCACCGACATGGTGACCCAAGGTGTCGTTGATATTTTTGAAATGATCCATATCGATAAACATCACGGCGATCTGAGTTTTGGAGATAAATGCCTCTTGAAAGACTTTCTCCAGACGCGATTGCAGGCTCAAACGATTCGGCAGCAAGGTTAGCGAATCGTGGTGAGCTAAAAAGTGGATCCGCTCCTCATTCACCTTACGCTCGCTGATATCGGTAAAACTGCCGATGTAATGGCTGATCGCGCCCGTCTCATCCCGCACTATCGACATCATTAACCATTTCGGGAAATCAAAACCCTCTTTATGTCTGTCCCACACTTCCCCCTGCCAGAATCCGGTCTGTTCGAGGGCGGCGCGCACCTGTGCATCGATACTACGGTCGGTGCGCTCGGCCTCGAGGAAACGGCAATTTTTACCGATAATCTCGTCCCTTGAGTAGCCGGTGATCTGAGTAAAGGCGCTGTTCACATCCACTATGATGTCATTGGCGTCCATGATGGTGATGCCTTCACCACTTTGCTGGAACACCTGAGCCAGCAGGTTAACCCGAGCAACTGTGCGTTCCTGCTCGGTAATGTCTTCCACAATAAACAGGATCAGCTGCTCACCATTGGCAGCGGTGACGAGGGAGCCATTCAACCTCACGGCCACTAGCTGACCATCCTTATGGCGGTAGTGCTTCTGATAGGGGCCATAACGACGGGTTTGCTTGAGGCGTTCGAGCTGCTCGGTTTCACTCGATTGATAGCGAATGGGGGTGAGTTCCCATGGGTCTATGGCTTGCAACTCTTCTAGGGTGTAACCGGTTATCTCCATAAAGGCTTGGTTGATGGCGACAAACTGCCCGTCTTCTAACCGTTTTAAGGCATGCCCAACGGGGGCTTTATCGAATAAGGTGCGATACCTTTGCTCACTCTCCATCAAGGTGGCTTGGAAGGTCTGGCTGCGGGCAATTTCCTTCGAGAGGGCCATGGTTTTTTCCGCGACCTTTTCGGCGATACGGTGGCGCTCTCCCGATGAAACTAAGGTCATACCGCCAACTACGGCGCAGGTAATAAAGGCGAGCAGTAACATCAGCAGCGACAGGCTAAAAGTATCCCCCATCAAGGAGGAATAGGATTCATAGATCACTATATGCCAGTGCCTGTCGGCCAGCATAAGATTCGCCTGAAAGTACTGGCCCATCTTGTCGCTATGGATATTGCCTTCAAAATCAGGAAACGTCTTCTGGCTGTTGACGTAAAGCAAGGCGCCCTTGGCGCTCATGTCCGTCAGGCGCCAATGCAAGCCTTTGACCTGCTCTACTTCATTGATAATCGACTGCAGATCGATCACCGCCGAACAAAAGCCGACGATATTGCCTATGCGGTCGAATACGGGCGCGAGGAACAGAGTACCACCAGGGCCATTAGGATCTTCCGCCAGCTGGATTTTCCCCGTCATCACAGGTGATAGGGTCGCGCGTACTTTCGCTATCGCCGCCGCCCTTGAGGGCTCGCCATTGATGTCTAACCCGAGTGCGGCGCGGCTAGTATTCATAGGTTGCACAAACTTAACGGGTACCAGCCAACCATCGGCATTCGGTGCACCGCCTTCTAAGTATCTGATCTTATAGGGCTCACCGAGCTCGGCACTGGTCTCGGTCTCGAAACTGTCTTTATCGCTCGCGGCAATCAGTGGCGACCAAGCCCAGGCCCGAAAACCATCGAGTTGCAGTTGGTTACGCTTCCCAAACTGAATAAACTCGTCCTCGGACACTTGTTCGCTATTGTCGAACAGGCTGGCCAAGGCAATCACTTGCTGTAAGTTAGACTCTTGGAAACTCTCCACGCTGCTGATAATGGCATTGGATTGGATTTGAAACTTATCTTGCAGTTGTTGCCGCTGGTTCATATCCGAGTAGTAATAAATCCCGACACAGAATAAAAAACCAACCAACAGCGGCAGCCCTGTCTGGACACGCCTCGAGCGCCAAATGGAGCGCTGATCGAAGATCAACATAGTGAGCGGAATAAAGATCACCGCCCCGAGTAAGTCACCAATCCACCAATTAACCGTACTTCCCAAGGCATCCTTGAGCGGAATGGTGCCGTGGACCACTAAGGCGGCATTTGCAAACAGCGTGGCAATCATGCAGGTCAGCGCGAGGCTGAGACAGGATTTAATCACAGTGTTGGGTTTATCTAAGGTAAAAACGGGGTCGATACGACGGATCACTTTGGCGGAAACATAGGCTTGTAAGCTCGAAGCAGAGGCAATGGCTAAGGGCAGCCAACCTAAGTGAAGGGCTCCGCCGATATTGATATTAATCAGCCAAGATCCAAGCAGCACCCCAAACCAAGGAGCATATTGGCGCCACATAATGCAGGAGG encodes:
- a CDS encoding DUF3300 domain-containing protein, yielding MNRLHRWKWLVLSAALMTLPFTAPTQAEGVSVSQGSSASLSQAELEQMLAPIALYPDSLLSHILIASTYPLEVVQAQRWLEDNPKLSTDEVMSRTEDKDWDPSVKALMAFPNVLEKMSEDLDWTQKLGEAFLADEGQVMDGIQSLRQQADKANSLANMDNMAVTRANNQIIIEPARREVVYVPYYDPRVVYGTWRWGVAYPPVYWEFGGYVGYPYRPSHSYFYWSPGIHISFNYFFSSFHWHSHRVVVVDHRHSHHYRPRERYSVSYGAQPWKHKPEHRRGVVYHNPVVKERYYGDSKFRGRDSHSTGSGQHFTSQYSKSREHQDARYNRDNKNYDKRQDKDRGNNVSRDNHYSRERTPSYQNTQAELKERRMAPTNSTQANKEGYKRERNDNARNDNQVRQMQAKATREHAKESPQRQYQTREQQPRSVETRTQPQRQEARPEVRRAEPQRIEQPRQVQPRQREETRVRQSEPRQNMQMARSPEHNQGRSAQSQERRHRE
- a CDS encoding cytoplasmic protein, with product MQVIFTKGSKRYGQLRCVRMDGSATQTQMPEQGIAPHDMIHYVVEKRLHIQGAFFAQVRAGADISFSLEHNEASLAVADKTLIWQTESIVESLQSLLWSADAPTYAGFLYLLEQSCSNRKLALPEVSETDFEHIINEIMDLTLEWQGMGEGQSLTLKF
- a CDS encoding EAL domain-containing protein, with the protein product MYIKAFAHYLKVNILVALAYFVVGKIGLLIALPPGYSAAIWPAAGIAIASCIMWRQYAPWFGVLLGSWLININIGGALHLGWLPLAIASASSLQAYVSAKVIRRIDPVFTLDKPNTVIKSCLSLALTCMIATLFANAALVVHGTIPLKDALGSTVNWWIGDLLGAVIFIPLTMLIFDQRSIWRSRRVQTGLPLLVGFLFCVGIYYYSDMNQRQQLQDKFQIQSNAIISSVESFQESNLQQVIALASLFDNSEQVSEDEFIQFGKRNQLQLDGFRAWAWSPLIAASDKDSFETETSAELGEPYKIRYLEGGAPNADGWLVPVKFVQPMNTSRAALGLDINGEPSRAAAIAKVRATLSPVMTGKIQLAEDPNGPGGTLFLAPVFDRIGNIVGFCSAVIDLQSIINEVEQVKGLHWRLTDMSAKGALLYVNSQKTFPDFEGNIHSDKMGQYFQANLMLADRHWHIVIYESYSSLMGDTFSLSLLMLLLAFITCAVVGGMTLVSSGERHRIAEKVAEKTMALSKEIARSQTFQATLMESEQRYRTLFDKAPVGHALKRLEDGQFVAINQAFMEITGYTLEELQAIDPWELTPIRYQSSETEQLERLKQTRRYGPYQKHYRHKDGQLVAVRLNGSLVTAANGEQLILFIVEDITEQERTVARVNLLAQVFQQSGEGITIMDANDIIVDVNSAFTQITGYSRDEIIGKNCRFLEAERTDRSIDAQVRAALEQTGFWQGEVWDRHKEGFDFPKWLMMSIVRDETGAISHYIGSFTDISERKVNEERIHFLAHHDSLTLLPNRLSLQSRLEKVFQEAFISKTQIAVMFIDMDHFKNINDTLGHHVGDMLLLEVARRLKNIMGNDDIVARLGGDEFVVVLSDTDHDRVAKVAEALRSGLNQTYLIDNKPLYSSPSIGISLFPTDGDSVEALMKNADMAMYRAKAAGRNNYQFFTAAMNTLVTERQQIETGLRQAIACNELLLHYQPQVDISSGQVVGVEALIRWQHPELGLVAPDRFIPIAEEIDMIIPIGQWVLENALAQLAEWRDKGAKGLRMAVNLSAHQLRKDTIVADIINVLTKHKLGKGALELEITESVAMQYPEQNAKLLAELRQHGIELAIDDFGTGYSSLSYLKLLPLDRLKLDRSFVKDIESDPNDAAISAATISMAHELGLTVVAEGVENEAQLVLLSSMGCDLVQGYYFSKPLAADDCFRFIERNF